CATATGTGCATATTGTACGGCTGCCTGTTACACTACATATAGATGTGCTAATTTTTTCTATGTCTAACAATCACTGGTAGGTCTATAAATTAAGTGATTTATGGCATTCAATAAGAAATTAACCATTTGAATTTTTAGCAAtcgtgtttttatttttcctttgacAAAACTACatgaaggcttgttttttgtggggaaAGTACTTTTTCAGTGCACCCTTCATTTTTTACACACATTGTATTGAGAAGCAATACATGTACCTATCTAGCCATGTAGCAAGTTGCCTCTCCATGGGTAGATAGGTTCCCCCTAGTAGGTAGCTGATGGGATAGGCTCCCTCCCAGTAGGTTTACAATGTTCCTTCCTTGATGCTGATAGACACAcccatgatacatactgttccagtaacgtttgtacagcattacgcgtgatacgtacaaataacatgacgctctgcggacgcacattggaatcatgtatgtaacactgcgcaagaaatatgaacgaaatgtgcggacattgccataaatgtttgtaaagcgtttgcaaatatttttccttcgcaactgcagagagtggcattatactgcgattttggggtgttgggtgcatccaggcatgctccccctaatttcccagtgtcattccggaggggttcgcatcgtttagggaggtttcatgggagaCTTGTTTACCTCCAAGTGATCGAATtctgatttccaagtgccgcaatttttttccccatagactataatgggattgaatactcgttcgaatagtcgaatatcggtgcctatttgattcgaattctcaaaagtcaaatatttcactactcgctcatctctagtgatgatatATATGGAGCCACATATAGGGTGCCACGAAAAGTATGTACATCAGCAGGGACTCCTTCTTttgaaaggagtccctgctcctataaGTACTTTCTACCACATGCTACACTGATCACATGTAAAATGTAGTGCATCATCAATTAAGTTAGTGGCTGCTCTATCTGTAAGAGATTTTTGGCTTTTTGTAACTTCCCTTTCTAAATCTACTGTTTACCAAGAATTGAAGGGGCCGAACTACAGTGATCAGTAGTGGCTCCAATATATAAGGGGATATCTGAGATGAGACCTTACAAAGAACATCTCTTCTAGAGGAATAGGCTCATCCAAACAAGAATTATATGGATGATCCATTCATTTCAACTTATGGGGCCCACAAGAGTAGCTCTTCATTAAATGACGTGTGATATGGATAGGGATCATCCCAACAGTATAACCTTTCACCTTCTTTTCCGCAATATGATTTCTCAGCTCAGTTCTTAATGGAGCGCTAATGTAATGGGTTTTTACCTTGGCCGTTGTGCACACACGCACAGAACGACACTCCTGACGTGTATTAATATATATTTACTTGATATTCAACACATGCAGTGGATATTATTTCAAATGATGTTCAGCCAGAAATACGGGTCATTATGGAGATAATTGCTTACAGAGTCTTCATAATGAACTGTTGCTGGTATATCATGTTTCTCATGTAATAAAAtcaaaatgtaatttatttttaataagttCTACAATTTCCCCGAATCGACCAGGTTCTTGGTGCAGGTCTCGGATATTTATGATGATGTCGAGCGGAGTTTAGAATGTTCAATGATGCAGAACACGAATGTTAGAATGTAACATCCCAATGATCTACAGCTTTAATATTCTCTGTGCAAACATCTGTAATAGCCTGGATTACTGACTCATTACTGACATTTATTAGACAGAATTGGGCTTCTTACAGATTGAAAAAAAACTGTGCACTGATTCTATTTAACTTAAAAATTCAAAGGTACCTGAAAGTTCATATTCTGTGCATGGTATTCTTTGTTAAGAGGATTGTTTAGGATcagaaatatggctgctttcttctaaacaAAAAAACGCGACACACTTGTGCATGTGCATGTTCTGCACATTAGTGTGGCTCAATCCCATATGCCtgaagcagggccggctccaggtttttgtgggcccttgggcggcAGAGCCTAAGCGGGCCCCTtattcatccatccactatgcacccaccATCCCCACACTATGCACAATGACTTTaaacaccaccacacacacacacacattactggcacagacacttactgacatacacattactgacactgactaacacacatactgactgatacacactcactgactgacacaaacacacattactggaacagacacttactgacatacacattactgacactgactgacacatactgactgacacacacacacttactgaaacattactggctgacacacacacacacacactgactgacacacacacttactgaaacattactggctgacacacacacagactgacacattactgactggcacaaacacacattactagcATAGaagacacttagggtcctattccacgggccgaggagggcccgatgatcgttgagcgagggctgcagggacatcgttaccgatctccttgcagcccttgcagcagcagtaatacattacctgtccaggcttcttctctgcgctgtcttcatcccagggtcctgctcgctctatcttctgaatggccggtcagctgacaggccacactcagccaatcacaggccgcggcggtcccggcctgtgattggctgagcgctccgtcagctgaccggccattcagaagatagagcgcgcgggacccggggatgaagagagcgcagagaagaagcctggacaggtaatgtatgatgatgatgatgatgctgctgtcaaatcgtcggtcgcccgcggtgcaccgctattcaaccgtagcgatgcacggtgggggaacgatgattttaggtctggccctaaatgaacgatcagccgatgacacgatcatcggctgatcgttctctctatttcaccgaacgataatcggacgaatcgggccaaatggggccgatccggccgattatcgttgctgtggaatagggcccttagagtcctattacaaTTGCGAATTTtaacgattgtttatcgttaacctgaaatggtttgccatgttacacagaacgataattgttaggtACGATCATtattacaatcgttattgcgatcgttattatgatcgtttgtTCCTTCTGATCCCACCAAAACAATGGACcacgtgcaattacactgaacgattagtgaaaaaaagcggaacttgagcgaacgcaTGTGCAgtcacagcgaacgattaacgatgattttaggttcagatctaaatcaacgatcaacaacatatgaacgttttttcgatcgttgcctgcaattacacagaacgattatcgtttaaatccgaacgatataacgattttttgcatgatgattgtcccgtgtaatagggccctcactgacacagactgacacattactgactgacacatacacactgactgacacacattactgactgactgacacacacagaacttcatgctccctcttcctctctgcctggCCTATCTCCACACTGTAATTAGGTTGAGGACCTACTGATCATGTCATCCTTCttccctctctctctgtgcaggacacGGGCACGTCCTATTCTTTCCCTATCCTCTGATGTTtaggctcaccctgcactacaacgAGTAGGATGAACATCAGCcaccgggcccctctctctctctgggcccctggcacttgcccgggtaagccctgtgctgacactgGCCCTGACCTGGAGCTCCAGTGGAGAGATGTGATCTATAggtagcatgttatagagcaggaagagctgagccgATTGATAGATAGTTTTATAGGAAAACtgcagagagctgtcaatcaccatGTGTAAAACTAGTATATAGGATTCTTTATCACCAACTGCTAATACAGGGATACTAAGTTCTAGCTAGAGACTACCACAACTAGGTCTATTGCTAGCATTAGAGAcaagcacaacttgagcatgcttgagtgagattgcttggcatttgaatactggtggctgacaaagtttaaaggggttctccggcgaaaatctctttctttcaaatcaactggtctcagaaagttatatagatttgtaatttacttctatttaaaaatctcaagtcctcccatacttatcagctgctgtatgtcctgccggaaattttcttttcttttcagtctgacacagtgctctctgctgacatctctgtccgagacaggaactgtccagagcaggagaggttttctatgggaattcgctactgctctggacagttcctgtctaggacagagatggcagcagagagctctgtgtcagactgaaaagaaaaggaaatttcctgcaggacatacagcagctaacaagtatggggagacttgagatttttaaccttttaaggacggggccattttttgtttttgcgttttcgatttttcctccttgtgtttaaaaggccatagcacttgcatttttccgcctaaaaacccacatgagcccttattttttgcatcactaattgtactttgcaatcacaggctgaatttttgcataaagtacactgcgaaaccagaaaaaaaattcaaagtgtggtgaaattgaaaaaaaaaaccaaaaaaaaaaacgcatttcttttatttggggggtatttgtttttacgccgttcaccctggggtaaaactgacttgttatttatgttcctcaagtcgttacgattactatgatatataacatgtataacttatattgtatctgatggcctgtaaaaaattcaaaccattgttaacaaatatacattccttaaaatcgctccattccaaggcttatagcgcttttatcctttggtctatgggactgtgtgaggtgtcattttttgcgccatgatgtgttctttctattggtaccttgattgcgcatatgcgactttttgatcgctttttattacattttttctggatttgatgcgaccaaaaatgtgcaattttgcactttgtaatttttttgcgctgactccgtttaccgtgcgagatcaggaatgtgattaattaatagtttgggcgattacacgcgcagcgatagcaaacatgtttgtttatttatttatttacttttatttataacctgggaaaaggggggtgattcaaacttttattaggggaggggatttttactaataacaatactttttttttttttttacacatatactagaagcccccctgggggacttctagcatatacactttgatctctcattgagatctttgctgtatacttatacagcaaagaacaatgagatcggcactagtttgctttcggctgctgcactagacaccagggaagtgctgcagctggtaatcggaggcagctgtcaactttgacagctgcctccgattacctgattagcgggcacggcaatcacaccgtgcccgctaatagccgcggtcccgggctacacgcggcacccgggatcgcggcagttcagagcggggtcgccgcgcggcccccgctctgaacacctcctggggacacatgacgtaccggtacgtcatatgtccttaagaggttaaatagaagtaaattacaaatttatataactttctgaaaccagttgatcttaaagaaaaagatttttgctggacaacccctttaatgctttatcTATAGGCTGTATCTATTAGGTCTTCATCCAAATCCATTAGCcagtggtattcaaatgctgtggcatccgactcaagcatgctcaatccCCATACACGACCCAAGCATTGAGTTCCAACAAGGCAACTGGATACTTTCTTTTCTGTCCTGATGTCAGCTGTGACCTTGCTGGTTTTGGCCGAGGCCCTCCTTCTCCCCACAGCCGGTGAAGCCTTCTAAACCTTGCCTGCTCATTGCCTGGCTCTTGTTCTTGTGATGTCTTTATCGCCTATTGCCCATTGGATTCTTTGTCTagttccgaccccccccccccattagttgCACCCTGCTTCCTCTCTTGGCTTTGGTCTGACTATGCTCCTGCTTTAACAATGCTACCAACTAGAATTCAAAGATTGCAACCAACCAAGTGGGAGTAAAAttggttatcaagcgctacaaaaacatggccactttcttccagagacagccccactcttgtctccagcttgggtggggttttgttgctcagttccattgaagtgaatggagcttaactgcaaaccacacctgaactggagacaagagttgtgttgtctctgaatgaAAGTGGacatgcttttgtagcactggataatccctttaagggtacaggGAGATATCCCAGTATTGTCACTGTCAAACAAATTGAGGCACTGTGTAAGAGAAGTTACAATAAGGCATATGGACAGAGGTAGAATTAATTAAAAATTCCCTTTAACAAAGAAATTAATTAAATTTTGTTAATTATTCTACATTTAGTGAGATTATCATCCATGAACTATGCTGCAATCCGCTGGAGTCTAATGGAACAGCTGTTAACCTGAAATCTAGAGTCATTATAAACTTTAATGGAATTTTGGATTTCTTTAGAGAAGTAACTAAATCCAGTGTCCTACGCAGGAGCATACTAGCACCAGGCACTCGGGCCACAGGTCACAGATTTTTGGCCTGATGTCTATATTAGcggcatatacagtatgtagcgaGTATATTAGTGGCAGGTATTGTCACTGCTGTGGCGGCATCCTATGCTTCGGACCATTGCTGCGCCAGCTcccagggctctgctgcaggggtGAATGCCGGAACACACATACAGGGGCCCGATGCTGCCTCACCACTCctgcttggataaagccctaaggctatgtggaaaacatggatatagtcattggctgtatccatgttttccagacaaccttagagctttatccaagttcagcagccccagctaatcaaataccgaacgatcgggttcggatggactcgaacccgaacccggttcgcttatctctaattgtcacatgtttttatgtaaaataataaCATAGAATAAATAAGACAGAAAAATTTTACTCTTCACAataatattaaccctttatttgtaccaaaaatccatttcctGTAGTAATAGAGAAGATATATGACATATAACCTGTCACTAGACTGGAGACATTGCTGGTGGTAGCCGATCAGTATATATGTCTCTACTCATGTAAGTTATTTGTACACAGTACAGATCCCAAATGTATTACCAGAGAGGGCGACACTCATCTAATATATGTGAATAAGGACTTAGAAATAAGACAAACTGGACTTCATCCAAGAAAACAACATGGCGGCCTCTACACATAACATTAGATATAAGGATGATCAATACTACAATTCATCTGTGTATTAACTAGCAATCTGAAAAataacacatacacatatatgatACTATTATAAGGGTGACTGGCCCTTTAATTTAGTTTTTGTTGTATAAATCTCTATGGAAACAGCCATTAACCAATAGGATTTGAATAATAACCTATAAATATATCACATGATTATTTAAATGAGTTGTTGTTGTTTAAATTGTTGTTGTTATGGGAATCTATAGCAACAGCCAACAACCAATAGGATTGAATAGGATTTGAATAATAACATATAAACATATCACATGATTATTTAaatgagttgttgttgttgtttgaatGAGTTGTTGTCGTGGGAGTCTCTAAAGCAACAGCCAACAGCCAATAGGATCGCAGGATTAGCGCTTAGAATTGCGTAAACAAACAGCAATCGGTGCCAGTCTGCGATCGCTCTTTTAGAGTTAGGACCGGCTTTTTTTTCGGATCGAAGCGATTTCTTTGCGTTTTTGCGGATTATTCGACTGAGACCCGGATCAACcagcgaggaggaggaagaggatttaCCACCGAGCGCAGAGGAGGAGGATTCACCATGaccagcaggaagaggaagagagagctgATCAGCCAGTATGAGGAGGAGGCGTAAGTACAACCAATAGGGACACAGCACTACAATGTATCccatgtctcccatacactgacACAGGGGGTGGTTACCAGGGCAACCATATAGGGGACAGTACATGTATAGGAAATCCCCATCCATATAtcttatatagggtatatagacatcatgggggggggggcatacatatAATGGCTTTCTGACACAGCAGTAATGGGGGGTGGAGGGTTACCTGTACATAGACCAGATAGTCAGCAGCGCCATGTCTTCTTTACACCTGTAAATGTatagtgttaaaaaataaatgtattatccAGCACAGATGCTGCGGTGACCGTCCAGTCTTCTCTCAGGCTGGGAGCCATGGTAACTTGTCTCTGTGGTCACCGGCCATTTTACTGTTCTCCCTGCTCAGTCATGTAGTCATGTGACCACTCATGTGCTGGTGCAGCGGGTTATTACTAACACTGGACCATCTGTGCTGGACTGATGgggaatatatttatatatatatacatacataaacagaCATGTCTTTTCTTGAGATAACACTGCAGATTTAATTATTCTAAATTGGAGATTGTTACCATTGGACTAATGTAAAATCTTATCCTTCTACAGTGCAGCATCTACCACCCAGGAAGAGgcccagaagaggaggaagaaggagcggaccccccagcaggaagagaTGGACGCATTCATCAGCCTCCTGGACGACATCCACATCAACACCTTCCTGGCCAGGGATCGCTGTATGAGGATCTCGGATAAGGTATTATAACACTGTGCTTAGATAGCGGATagcaatattattatattacaggATAGCgggtacatatatacaggttcTGGGCAGCACTTGGGTCTCTCTTTCAATGACTTGCATGTATTATGGAGTAAAGGTGATTTGGTCATTGCTTTATATTCTACATGAATTGCAGGATTCCAGGAGCAGCACCGCACTTGTCTATCAGTTTTGTAGGAAGTAAATCTatagtaacctctcactgtcctTCTTCTCCCTCTAGTACCTCCTGGCCATGGTCCTCGTGTACCTTCGGAGAGGACACCTACGTACCGAGGAATATAGAAGGAACTTTTTTCCAGCTCTGTGAGTATCTTTTATTATCACTTAGATAACCAGGTCTTTGTTTCCTTACAGCTTATTGGCCCTACACTGTTCTGACATGTTTCATCTTCTATTGTAATATTTTCTGACAGGTTCCTAGCAAACCAGTTGGAGGAAGATGAGGAAGATTTTCGGCGAGAGATCTACGCCTGGACCAGAGGAACCACCTGGACTGCGAAGAAAGAAGAACTTCTCCATAGACGCAACCAGTTGCTCCTCCGTATCGGATTTCGTGCTTGGGTGGACCGGACCACCTGTGATCTGGTGAGTAAAGAGATAATAAATCTCTCCAGTCTTGATGTAGCGTCTGTGgtaatattattattgtaatgCATATTCTCTTTCATTCTAGGTCATGGCAGAAGAACCCTTGCATTGGGCctggagaagggagaggaagatccACCACAGCTGGGCCATTCGCTACTACCTGAGGGATCCTAGAGAATTCACCACCTATGGCCCATCGAGGATCCCTCCGTCTTGCTCCCTGTGTAAGGCCCTCCAGCTCCATCCGTGCAAGGGggaaatctgccagacagacacagaggaggattccGGTGAGGAAGAATGAAGAACatcaaggagaagaggatcccaaAGCCAAGATCAGCAATGcggtatccttttttattttattgatacACCAACCCACactgtctcacacacacacacagacacacacactcacacacactacaGAAATGTTATAGTGTTACCTCCCTTAGTATGCCAGAGGAAGGGTAGTACAGCGGCCATGGCTTCCCTGCAggttttcccccctggggttttTTCCTGTCCTGAGTGTCGCTGTACTGGGAGGTAACaaccacatacacatacacttacaCTTACAATAAAAACATCTTTTTATTTCACACTAATTGCCGTGTCTGAGTCGTTTCTTCTATTCGTGTctgtatacttaaagggattgtctaatcATACTTAATCTTGCTGAGGGAAGCTTTGGCCAGTCAGGCCTCTCTTACAGGTCAGTAACGAGGGGCGCAGCTATTCCTGGGCGCAAGGTTGAGGGGGAAGGCGCCATACTTTCATGTACTGAACAGACATAAGCATAATCAAtagcgctcatctctagaactgACTTGTAGTATTACATGTCAGCCATTTAGATGAAATCTTGATCTTGTTACATatgttaaatttatttattttttatgttttaaataaaatctatattttattattgtggTGGTGTCAATGTCTGGTTACCAATGAAACGTTAATAGATAAAGTTACTCAGCCCTAAGGATTGACATGTACTAAACCTCAGCTTTGTTATAAcacttctattaaaggggttattcagaattaCAAAATGTCatagttactttcttgcaaaaacagcaccacccctgtcctcaggttgtgtgttgtattacaactcagctctatttacttcaattaaaatgaGCTagaaaaccacatccaaactgaggacaggagaggt
The nucleotide sequence above comes from Dendropsophus ebraccatus isolate aDenEbr1 chromosome 8, aDenEbr1.pat, whole genome shotgun sequence. Encoded proteins:
- the LOC138799190 gene encoding speedy protein 1-A-like, coding for MTSRKRKRELISQYEEEAAASTTQEEAQKRRKKERTPQQEEMDAFISLLDDIHINTFLARDRCMRISDKYLLAMVLVYLRRGHLRTEEYRRNFFPALFLANQLEEDEEDFRREIYAWTRGTTWTAKKEELLHRRNQLLLRIGFRAWVDRTTCDLVMAEEPLHWAWRRERKIHHSWAIRYYLRDPREFTTYGPSRIPPSCSLCKALQLHPCKGEICQTDTEEDSGEEE